In the genome of Streptomyces sp. NBC_00190, one region contains:
- a CDS encoding thioesterase II family protein, whose product MTPGAAGSEPWFPFGVPDLDAPLRVFCLPYAGGGAGLYRSWQQRAAAGAALAPVQLPGRETRLREPPVEDFETLVTRLAGALGPWTGDRYALFGHSMGGLLAHELAYRLEELTGRPPELLAVSACAAPELERPRPAIHQLPREEFVAELRRLEGTPAEVLEDDELLDLCIPRIRADFAVLASHRHRPRAPLNSRITAFCGTRDPQIPVWSMEAWRGHTTRDFRLHLMDDDHFFIHRHEAAVFQHLVDGVRAVLGDEAAGVTSRPDERTSR is encoded by the coding sequence ATGACCCCGGGGGCGGCCGGCTCCGAGCCCTGGTTCCCCTTCGGCGTGCCCGACCTCGACGCCCCGCTGAGGGTGTTCTGCCTGCCGTACGCGGGCGGCGGCGCCGGCCTCTACCGTTCCTGGCAGCAGCGCGCCGCTGCGGGCGCCGCCCTCGCGCCGGTTCAGCTTCCGGGCCGCGAGACCCGCTTGCGCGAGCCACCCGTGGAGGACTTCGAAACCCTCGTCACGCGCCTGGCCGGCGCCCTGGGTCCGTGGACCGGCGACCGCTACGCGCTCTTCGGGCACAGCATGGGCGGTCTGCTCGCCCACGAACTCGCGTACCGGCTCGAAGAGCTGACGGGAAGGCCGCCCGAACTGCTGGCCGTCTCCGCCTGCGCCGCGCCCGAGCTGGAGCGCCCCCGTCCGGCCATCCATCAACTGCCGCGGGAGGAGTTCGTAGCCGAGCTGCGCCGTCTCGAGGGCACCCCTGCGGAGGTGCTCGAGGACGACGAGCTGCTCGACCTGTGCATCCCCCGCATCCGCGCCGACTTCGCCGTACTGGCCAGCCACCGCCATCGCCCCCGGGCGCCGCTGAACTCGCGGATCACCGCGTTCTGCGGGACCCGCGACCCGCAGATTCCGGTCTGGTCCATGGAGGCCTGGCGCGGACACACCACCAGGGACTTCCGGTTGCACCTGATGGACGACGACCACTTCTTCATCCACCGGCACGAAGCAGCGGTCTTCCAGCACCTCGTGGACGGCGTCCGCGCGGTGCTGGGGGACGAGGCGGCCGGTGTCACCTCCCGACCCGACGAACGGACTTCCCGATGA
- a CDS encoding type I polyketide synthase has translation MSSITARIAALPAAQRALLEERLRQRRESPGPEPIAVVGMGCRFPGGVGGPEAFWTLLRSGADATSTVPEGRWDAERLHDPEGTRPGTVRTTRGGFLDDIDIFDAEFFGISPREAETLDPQHRLLLEVAWDALEHAGQAPGALQGTQTGVFVGIGIDDYKSLQTSDLTRIDGHTGTGNLFCAAPGRISYVLGLRGPSLAVDTGCSSSLVTVHLAMQSLRSGECDLALAGGVNVMVSPEMTVFLSQAGVLSPGGRSRAFDASADGYARGEGAGLVVLKRLSDAEAAGDEVLAVLRGSAVNHGGRSSGLTVPNGSAQRELVTRALAVSQVAPADIDYVETHGTGTSLGDPIEANALGSVLREGRAADRPLLMGTVKTNIGHLEAAAGIAGLMKVVLALRAEEIPASLHLHERNPQISWDDLLLDVPVDAAPWRRSGRRRLAGVSSFGVGGTNAHVIVEEAPPRTAPRGGEKDRPVHPVALSAKDEPALRRLVQRYRRHLERHPELSLADVAHSTNTGRTHFGRRLFFVAADTEDLRAQLTAWEERPAPAPAPARTPGSTPRTAFLFTGQGAQHFGMGDGLYATQPVFRQAIDTCAGLLRDRYGWSLVDVLYGEDADRSLIDRTGYAQPALFAVAYALASMWKAWGVTPSAVLGHSVGEIAGACVAGVLRLEDALRLVAERGRLMQELPDGGGMAAVQADEPTVSAMLAPYAGRLSVAAVNSPTQTVVSGSAEALDALIASLRGSGTGARRLNTSHAFHSASMDPVLEPFGDVVAGIPHRPGRTPVISTVTGRQVTGEEMGRHDYWGRNVRRTVRFLPALRALLERRFDAVVEIGPEPVLARLVRKEGLDPQGDRPWLASLSRHRDDWRQVLESLGSLYTAGADIDWHAVDAGFTRNRVALPTYPFARQRYWRDTRQTGGPPQAREAAFPGERLRSPALRDTVYRNRFTSHSPAFLADHVLFGTVVAPGASHLAMALAAATEGREGAGVLLDGVSFPQALALDAEGREVQLVIEGDDETLPRGFRVVSAPAGTAEPHAWTTHATGTVRTVPASGESDTGPEAPTPSELRARGAGQFDGAGLYAAMRDSGADLGPGFRYISEVVGHRAEALVRMDTPAPRDPGGRYVVHPGLVDACVQAVVAMVWSATGEREELGLRVPIRMDQVRFHQAPPAGTLWCHVTERRADSPDDDTVVADLVLRTADHRKVLEIDGLWLRRVPGDALLRPADSGIHQKTTIRQLTWTATGPAPAGGTAPEAEWIVFADRGGVGAALASRLRADGHPVTVVEPDAAAASAGGDGTLALVPEWTHPGRPGKVAFLWGLDEPEGDLTAESLDEVQRTGSAALMTVLQGLAAAGTDATVLVATRGVHRVTQGPVRVAHAPLWGLAAIANAENPEVRSLLVDLDPRAQAPEREAEWLHAEAGRGIGDGEHVSFRDGRRHLARPTPWLPPRGAGRADRPLSPDGTYLVTGGLGALGLHTARWLVERGARNLTLIGRREPSAAARRAIRAWELSGVRVATRSVDVSDRLALQWVLTELDDFMPPLRGVVHAAGVLDDGSLQRQDPGRLRSVMAPKTRGAWNLHVLTQDRDLDFFVLYSSAAALMGSRGQSGYAAANAFLDALAHHRQHNGLPGTSIAWGPWSGEGMVATLDAASKRRLAALGFELLDPEAAFRALADVLRAGAAHAYILAGKHTGGAAGGPRPAQDGSAARQSVYARPAALGAANPPRDDTEAALVAIWESLLGIHPIGVDDNYFELGGDSITSIRITSKAKQAGIRLTEADVFAHPTVAALARTARPMAPPADDGPVRDGRTVAEPADAGFPGVPLAADDLRRLMAKIEATAEKEGGPPEERTDRIGGSTGRRSR, from the coding sequence ATGAGTAGCATCACCGCCCGCATCGCCGCGCTGCCCGCGGCCCAGCGCGCCCTGCTGGAGGAGCGGCTGCGGCAGCGGCGGGAGTCGCCGGGCCCCGAGCCGATCGCCGTCGTGGGCATGGGATGCCGCTTCCCCGGTGGGGTCGGCGGCCCCGAGGCGTTCTGGACCCTGCTGAGGTCCGGGGCGGACGCGACGTCGACCGTGCCCGAGGGCCGCTGGGACGCCGAGCGGCTGCACGACCCGGAAGGCACCCGGCCGGGCACGGTCCGGACGACGCGCGGAGGCTTCCTCGACGACATCGACATCTTCGACGCGGAGTTCTTCGGCATCTCGCCCCGTGAAGCGGAAACCCTCGATCCCCAGCACAGGCTGCTGCTGGAGGTCGCGTGGGACGCGCTGGAACACGCCGGACAGGCACCGGGAGCGCTCCAGGGAACCCAGACCGGCGTCTTCGTCGGCATCGGAATCGATGATTACAAGTCCCTGCAGACATCCGATCTCACGCGCATCGACGGGCACACCGGCACCGGCAACCTCTTCTGCGCGGCACCTGGACGCATTTCCTACGTGCTGGGCCTTCGCGGGCCGTCCCTCGCCGTCGACACGGGCTGCTCCTCATCACTGGTGACCGTGCACCTGGCTATGCAGAGCCTGCGCTCCGGTGAATGTGACCTGGCGCTCGCGGGAGGCGTCAACGTGATGGTGTCCCCGGAGATGACCGTCTTCCTCTCCCAGGCGGGCGTGCTGTCCCCGGGAGGGCGCAGCCGGGCGTTCGACGCCTCCGCCGACGGCTACGCACGCGGTGAGGGAGCCGGGCTCGTCGTACTCAAGCGGTTGTCGGACGCCGAAGCCGCAGGGGACGAGGTGCTGGCCGTCCTCCGGGGCTCCGCGGTGAACCACGGCGGCCGCAGCAGTGGTCTCACCGTCCCGAACGGCAGCGCGCAGAGGGAGCTGGTGACCCGCGCCCTGGCGGTGAGTCAGGTGGCTCCGGCCGACATCGACTACGTGGAGACCCACGGCACCGGAACGTCGCTGGGCGACCCCATAGAGGCGAACGCGCTCGGATCCGTTCTCCGGGAGGGGCGAGCAGCGGACAGACCGCTCCTCATGGGCACGGTCAAGACGAACATCGGGCACCTGGAGGCGGCGGCGGGGATCGCCGGACTGATGAAGGTGGTGCTGGCGCTGCGTGCCGAGGAGATCCCGGCCAGCCTCCACCTGCACGAACGCAACCCCCAGATCTCCTGGGACGACCTCCTGCTGGACGTACCGGTCGACGCCGCGCCATGGCGACGGAGCGGTCGTCGCAGGCTGGCCGGTGTCAGTTCCTTCGGGGTCGGCGGGACCAACGCGCACGTGATCGTCGAAGAGGCTCCGCCGCGCACCGCGCCGCGGGGCGGGGAAAAGGACCGGCCGGTCCACCCGGTCGCGTTGTCGGCCAAGGACGAGCCCGCCCTGCGCCGGCTCGTGCAGCGCTACCGACGCCACCTCGAACGCCATCCGGAGCTCTCCCTGGCGGATGTGGCGCACTCCACGAACACCGGGCGTACGCACTTCGGCCGCCGTCTGTTCTTCGTGGCAGCGGACACCGAAGACCTGCGGGCGCAACTCACCGCCTGGGAAGAACGACCGGCCCCGGCGCCGGCCCCGGCCCGCACGCCCGGCAGCACCCCGCGGACCGCGTTCCTCTTCACCGGACAGGGCGCGCAGCACTTCGGCATGGGTGACGGACTGTACGCCACCCAGCCGGTCTTCCGGCAGGCGATCGACACCTGCGCCGGGCTGCTCCGTGACCGGTACGGATGGTCCCTCGTGGACGTCCTCTACGGAGAGGACGCCGACCGCTCGCTGATCGACCGCACGGGATACGCCCAGCCGGCTCTCTTCGCCGTCGCCTACGCGCTGGCGTCCATGTGGAAGGCCTGGGGCGTCACGCCGTCCGCCGTGCTCGGCCACAGCGTGGGGGAGATCGCGGGTGCCTGCGTGGCCGGCGTCCTGCGGCTGGAGGACGCGCTGAGGCTGGTCGCCGAGCGAGGCCGGCTCATGCAGGAGCTTCCCGACGGCGGAGGGATGGCTGCTGTCCAGGCGGACGAGCCGACCGTGTCCGCGATGCTGGCTCCCTACGCGGGCCGGCTGTCCGTGGCAGCGGTGAACAGCCCGACGCAGACGGTCGTGTCAGGCTCCGCGGAGGCCCTGGACGCCCTGATCGCGTCCCTGCGCGGCAGCGGTACCGGCGCTCGTCGGCTCAACACCTCCCACGCCTTCCATTCCGCGTCCATGGATCCGGTGCTGGAGCCCTTCGGGGACGTGGTCGCGGGCATCCCGCACCGGCCCGGGCGTACGCCGGTCATCTCCACGGTCACGGGTCGGCAGGTCACCGGCGAGGAGATGGGACGCCACGACTACTGGGGCCGGAACGTCCGCCGGACGGTGCGCTTCCTCCCCGCCCTGCGTGCGCTGCTGGAACGGCGGTTCGACGCGGTGGTGGAGATCGGCCCCGAACCCGTCCTCGCCCGTCTCGTCCGCAAGGAGGGCCTGGACCCGCAAGGGGACCGGCCGTGGCTGGCTTCGCTGTCCCGGCACCGTGACGACTGGCGACAGGTGCTGGAGAGCCTGGGCAGCCTCTACACGGCCGGCGCGGACATCGACTGGCACGCGGTGGACGCCGGGTTCACCAGGAACCGGGTGGCGCTGCCGACCTACCCGTTCGCACGGCAACGGTACTGGAGGGACACCCGGCAGACCGGCGGTCCGCCTCAAGCCCGGGAAGCCGCGTTCCCCGGAGAGCGGCTCCGCTCACCCGCGCTCCGGGACACGGTGTACCGGAACCGGTTCACCTCCCACTCCCCGGCGTTCCTCGCGGATCACGTGCTCTTCGGCACCGTCGTGGCGCCCGGAGCCTCCCACCTGGCGATGGCCCTCGCGGCCGCGACGGAGGGGCGCGAGGGTGCAGGCGTCCTGCTCGACGGCGTCTCCTTCCCGCAGGCCCTGGCCCTCGACGCCGAAGGCAGAGAGGTCCAGCTCGTCATCGAGGGCGACGACGAGACGCTGCCCCGGGGCTTCCGCGTGGTCAGCGCCCCTGCGGGAACGGCGGAGCCGCATGCCTGGACCACGCACGCCACCGGCACCGTACGTACGGTGCCGGCGTCTGGGGAGTCCGACACCGGACCGGAGGCACCCACGCCGAGCGAGCTGCGGGCCCGCGGAGCCGGGCAGTTCGACGGTGCCGGCCTCTACGCCGCGATGCGTGACTCCGGTGCCGATCTCGGTCCGGGATTCCGCTACATCAGCGAGGTGGTGGGCCACCGCGCCGAGGCGCTGGTCCGCATGGACACCCCGGCGCCACGGGATCCGGGCGGCCGCTACGTCGTGCACCCCGGCCTGGTCGACGCATGCGTGCAGGCGGTGGTGGCCATGGTCTGGTCGGCCACCGGGGAACGCGAAGAGCTGGGCCTGCGGGTACCCATCCGCATGGACCAGGTGCGCTTCCACCAGGCACCGCCTGCCGGGACGCTGTGGTGCCACGTCACGGAGCGCCGGGCGGACAGCCCGGACGACGACACGGTCGTCGCCGACCTCGTGCTGCGCACCGCGGATCACCGGAAGGTCCTCGAGATCGACGGACTGTGGCTGCGCCGTGTGCCGGGCGACGCCCTGCTGCGCCCGGCCGACAGCGGTATCCACCAGAAGACCACGATCAGGCAGCTGACCTGGACGGCCACCGGCCCGGCGCCGGCCGGTGGCACGGCGCCCGAGGCCGAATGGATCGTCTTCGCCGACCGTGGCGGTGTCGGCGCCGCGCTGGCCTCCCGGCTGCGCGCGGACGGGCATCCCGTCACCGTGGTCGAGCCGGACGCCGCGGCCGCTTCCGCCGGGGGCGACGGGACCTTAGCACTCGTGCCCGAGTGGACCCACCCAGGCCGGCCCGGGAAGGTGGCGTTCCTGTGGGGGCTCGACGAGCCCGAAGGTGATCTCACCGCGGAGTCTCTCGACGAAGTCCAGCGCACGGGTTCGGCCGCGTTGATGACGGTCCTGCAGGGGCTGGCCGCTGCCGGGACGGACGCGACGGTGCTGGTCGCGACACGCGGAGTGCACCGGGTGACGCAGGGGCCGGTCCGGGTCGCCCACGCCCCGCTGTGGGGCCTCGCCGCCATAGCCAATGCCGAGAACCCCGAGGTACGCAGCCTCCTGGTCGACCTCGACCCACGTGCGCAGGCACCGGAGCGTGAGGCCGAATGGCTGCACGCGGAGGCGGGCCGGGGCATCGGCGACGGCGAGCACGTCTCCTTCCGGGACGGGCGGCGGCACCTCGCCCGGCCGACGCCCTGGCTGCCCCCTCGCGGGGCCGGTCGGGCCGACCGGCCGCTGAGCCCGGACGGGACGTACCTGGTGACCGGAGGACTCGGCGCACTGGGCCTGCACACGGCCCGCTGGCTGGTGGAACGCGGGGCTCGGAACCTCACCCTGATCGGGCGCCGGGAACCTTCGGCGGCCGCGCGCCGGGCGATCCGTGCCTGGGAGCTGTCAGGCGTCCGGGTCGCGACCCGCAGCGTCGACGTCTCGGACCGCCTGGCCCTACAGTGGGTCCTCACCGAGCTGGATGACTTCATGCCACCGCTGCGCGGCGTGGTCCACGCGGCCGGCGTCCTGGACGACGGCAGCCTGCAACGGCAGGACCCCGGCCGGCTCCGCTCGGTGATGGCACCGAAGACACGCGGTGCCTGGAACCTCCATGTGCTCACCCAGGACCGGGACCTGGACTTCTTCGTCCTCTACTCTTCCGCCGCTGCCCTGATGGGATCCCGGGGCCAGAGCGGCTACGCCGCCGCGAACGCCTTCCTCGACGCCCTCGCACACCACCGGCAGCACAACGGGCTTCCCGGTACCAGCATCGCCTGGGGGCCCTGGAGCGGGGAGGGCATGGTCGCCACCCTCGACGCGGCCTCCAAACGGAGGCTGGCGGCGCTCGGATTCGAACTGCTCGATCCGGAGGCCGCGTTCCGGGCCCTCGCGGACGTGCTGCGGGCCGGGGCAGCGCACGCCTACATCCTGGCGGGGAAGCACACGGGCGGAGCAGCTGGGGGGCCGCGTCCGGCGCAGGACGGGTCTGCCGCCCGGCAGTCCGTCTACGCCCGCCCCGCCGCCCTCGGAGCCGCGAATCCGCCGCGCGACGACACGGAGGCGGCCCTCGTCGCCATCTGGGAGTCGCTGCTCGGCATCCACCCGATCGGCGTGGACGACAACTACTTCGAACTGGGAGGCGATTCCATCACCAGCATCCGGATCACCAGCAAGGCGAAGCAGGCCGGCATCAGACTCACCGAGGCCGACGTCTTCGCACACCCGACCGTGGCGGCCCTGGCCCGGACCGCACGGCCCATGGCGCCGCCGGCCGATGACGGTCCCGTGCGGGACGGCCGGACGGTGGCGGAACCGGCCGACGCCGGTTTTCCGGGTGTCCCGCTTGCCGCGGACGACCTGCGGCGGCTGATGGCCAAGATCGAGGCGACCGCCGAAAAGGAAGGCGGCCCGCCGGAAGAGCGCACCGATCGGATCGGCGGCAGCACGGGAAGGCGGAGCCGGTGA
- a CDS encoding amino acid adenylation domain-containing protein, producing the protein MTGHIEGIHPLAPMQQGLLFHTILDPGASFYVDQVIQTLDGDLDPAVLEQAWQRAIDRHGVLRSSYHWEGLDEPVQVLHPRSTARIDRYDWQDTGSDDDVRARLEEFLRGDRRSGFDLDRAPLFRLSLVRVDEKRHVFVFRYHHILLDAWSALMLLEEVLSSYDSLVRGEALVTSAVRPYQDYVEWLRRQDMGRAEEFWSRELAGFEEPTPITVGGTGAGAAGGSGTAAGGGTDRENPEASLVLGEETGDALRRLAREHRITLGTVLQTAWGLLLSRYSGQQEVVFGTTMTHRPTELDGIEETLGLFINTLPLRVRLPSDSPFSEACARTQQLQTKVKAFAASPLASVQQWSDVPPGAPLFESIMTVLNVPRISNLGRRSGELDVRNGEYRYRTNYPLTVLVVPAQELTLRIGYDRDRFDAGTVERMLGHLRTILETVADDFQVRVRDVPLLTREEERSLADWNDTAAAAEPLLCAHHLVERQVGLSPDSQALVFGAEELSYRQLDERANQLARLLQEHGVGPESRVGLCMERSTDLVVAMLGVLKAGGAFVPLDPAYPQDRLAFMGEDARLALLLTSSTVHGRLPRLGVPGILLDEQRESLDRLSTAPLHSGARPGNLAYVIYTSGSTGRPKGAEITHEGLVNSCLAQVDAFGLGPGDRVLQWASASFDASVFEVFLALNVGAVLCLASQQDVMPGPGLADLLARERITSLTIPPSALAALPPEASAGLPALRSIVLAGEPLPRLLLERWAPGRRIFNVYGHTETSIWATVEECRTDGTAPSVGRPVRGIRIHLLDHCGQPVPVGVPGELYLGGTGVGRGYLNRPGLTAERFQPDPFSASPGGRLYRSGDVLCRRPDGRLDFVGRVDRQAKIRGLRIETGEVESALRAHPEVRDALVEVRDGADGTATDRRLVAYLLLRPDPVGPPEDWRVFLQATLPDYMVPDSFVPLDSFPLTSNGKLDLAALPAPRPVATVARTAPRNPREERVAELWAQALGLDGIGVHDDFFAAGGNSIKATRIVARMREEWQVDLSVRAVLEGRTVEGCTAALAEALAARTDEPATI; encoded by the coding sequence GTGACCGGGCACATCGAGGGCATCCATCCACTCGCGCCCATGCAGCAGGGGCTGCTGTTCCACACGATCCTCGACCCGGGCGCGTCCTTCTACGTCGATCAGGTGATCCAGACCCTGGACGGCGACCTGGACCCCGCAGTGCTGGAGCAGGCCTGGCAGCGCGCCATCGACCGTCATGGCGTGCTGCGGTCCTCCTACCACTGGGAGGGCCTGGACGAGCCCGTGCAGGTGCTGCACCCCAGGAGTACCGCTCGCATCGACCGGTACGACTGGCAGGACACGGGATCCGACGACGACGTCCGGGCGCGACTGGAGGAGTTCCTGCGCGGCGACCGGCGCTCCGGGTTCGATCTGGATCGTGCGCCGCTTTTCCGGCTCAGCCTCGTCCGCGTCGACGAGAAGCGGCACGTGTTCGTCTTCCGCTACCACCACATCCTGCTGGACGCCTGGTCGGCTCTGATGCTGCTGGAGGAGGTGCTGTCGTCCTACGACAGCCTGGTGCGGGGGGAGGCGCTCGTCACGTCGGCCGTTCGCCCCTACCAGGACTACGTCGAATGGCTGCGCCGTCAGGACATGGGCCGGGCCGAGGAGTTCTGGAGCCGCGAGCTGGCGGGCTTCGAGGAGCCGACACCGATCACGGTGGGGGGCACGGGCGCAGGAGCGGCCGGCGGTTCGGGCACAGCGGCCGGCGGGGGCACCGACCGGGAGAACCCGGAGGCGTCCCTGGTGCTCGGCGAGGAGACCGGCGACGCGCTGCGCCGGCTGGCACGCGAGCACCGGATCACCCTCGGCACGGTGCTGCAGACGGCCTGGGGCCTGCTGCTGAGCCGGTACAGCGGGCAGCAGGAGGTCGTCTTCGGGACCACCATGACGCACCGTCCCACGGAGCTGGACGGCATCGAGGAGACCCTCGGCCTGTTCATCAACACGCTGCCGCTGCGGGTGCGGCTGCCCTCGGACTCACCGTTCTCCGAGGCGTGCGCCCGGACGCAGCAGCTGCAGACGAAGGTGAAGGCCTTCGCGGCCAGCCCGCTGGCGAGCGTCCAGCAGTGGAGCGACGTCCCCCCGGGTGCACCGCTGTTCGAAAGCATCATGACGGTGCTCAACGTGCCGAGGATCTCGAACCTGGGCCGGCGCAGCGGAGAACTCGACGTCCGCAACGGCGAATACCGCTATCGCACCAACTACCCCCTGACCGTCCTCGTGGTCCCCGCCCAGGAGCTCACCCTGCGCATCGGGTACGACAGGGACAGGTTCGACGCCGGCACCGTCGAGCGGATGCTCGGGCACCTCAGGACGATCCTGGAGACGGTGGCCGACGACTTCCAGGTCCGTGTCCGGGACGTCCCCCTGCTGACCCGCGAGGAAGAGCGGTCACTGGCCGACTGGAACGACACCGCGGCCGCGGCGGAACCCCTGCTCTGCGCGCATCACCTGGTGGAGCGGCAGGTCGGGCTCTCGCCGGACTCGCAGGCCCTCGTCTTCGGCGCCGAGGAGCTGTCATACCGGCAGCTGGACGAACGCGCGAACCAGCTGGCCCGCCTGCTGCAGGAACACGGCGTCGGCCCCGAGTCCCGCGTAGGACTCTGCATGGAGCGTTCCACCGACCTCGTGGTCGCCATGCTGGGTGTGCTCAAGGCCGGCGGCGCCTTCGTGCCGCTCGACCCCGCCTACCCGCAGGACCGCCTCGCCTTCATGGGCGAGGACGCCCGGCTGGCGCTGCTGCTGACCAGCAGCACGGTGCACGGGCGGCTTCCCCGCCTCGGTGTCCCCGGCATCCTGCTGGACGAGCAACGCGAGTCGCTCGACCGTCTGAGTACGGCTCCGCTACACAGCGGCGCACGCCCCGGGAACCTCGCCTACGTCATCTACACCTCGGGCTCGACCGGCCGGCCCAAGGGCGCTGAGATCACCCATGAAGGCCTGGTCAACAGCTGCCTCGCGCAGGTGGACGCGTTCGGCCTGGGCCCCGGGGACCGGGTGCTCCAATGGGCGTCGGCCAGCTTCGACGCCTCGGTGTTCGAAGTCTTCCTCGCGCTGAACGTGGGAGCCGTCCTGTGCCTGGCCTCCCAGCAGGACGTCATGCCGGGACCCGGCCTGGCCGACCTCCTCGCCCGCGAGCGGATCACCAGCCTCACCATCCCGCCGTCGGCCCTGGCAGCCCTTCCGCCGGAGGCGTCCGCAGGCCTGCCGGCACTGCGGAGCATCGTTCTCGCGGGCGAACCCCTGCCCCGGCTCCTGCTGGAGCGGTGGGCACCGGGACGGCGGATATTCAACGTGTACGGGCACACGGAGACGAGCATCTGGGCCACGGTCGAGGAGTGCCGGACCGACGGGACAGCTCCCTCCGTCGGGAGGCCGGTCCGCGGCATCCGGATCCACCTCCTCGACCACTGCGGCCAGCCCGTACCGGTCGGAGTTCCCGGTGAGCTGTACCTCGGCGGCACCGGAGTCGGCCGGGGCTACCTCAACCGGCCGGGGCTCACCGCGGAGCGCTTTCAGCCGGACCCGTTCTCCGCGTCGCCCGGGGGCCGTCTGTACCGGAGCGGCGACGTGCTGTGCAGACGCCCCGACGGCCGGCTCGACTTCGTGGGACGGGTGGACCGGCAGGCCAAGATCCGGGGCCTGCGCATCGAGACGGGCGAGGTGGAGAGCGCCCTGCGAGCCCATCCGGAGGTACGCGACGCGCTGGTCGAGGTGCGCGACGGCGCCGACGGAACCGCGACCGACCGCAGGCTCGTGGCCTACCTGCTGCTGCGACCGGACCCCGTCGGGCCCCCGGAGGACTGGCGGGTCTTCCTCCAGGCCACCCTGCCCGACTACATGGTGCCGGACTCCTTCGTCCCGTTGGACTCCTTCCCGCTGACCTCGAACGGCAAGCTCGACCTCGCGGCCCTCCCGGCACCCCGGCCCGTGGCAACGGTCGCCCGCACGGCTCCCCGCAACCCCAGGGAGGAACGGGTCGCCGAACTCTGGGCGCAGGCGCTGGGACTGGACGGCATCGGCGTGCACGACGACTTCTTCGCGGCCGGCGGGAACTCCATCAAAGCGACCCGGATCGTCGCCAGGATGCGCGAGGAGTGGCAGGTGGACCTGTCCGTGAGGGCGGTGCTGGAAGGCAGGACCGTCGAGGGCTGCACCGCCGCGTTGGCCGAGGCGCTGGCGGCCCGCACGGACGAGCCCGCGACCATCTGA
- a CDS encoding MbtH family protein, whose translation MHTPAEAPSDAFAVVVNEETQFSIWPDGRTPPPGWHTTGFRGTRHECVAHIEETWTDMLPRSLRTAPEGTR comes from the coding sequence GTGCACACCCCTGCCGAAGCCCCGTCCGACGCCTTCGCCGTCGTCGTCAACGAGGAGACGCAGTTCTCGATCTGGCCCGACGGACGTACCCCGCCGCCCGGCTGGCACACCACCGGGTTCCGCGGAACCCGGCACGAGTGCGTCGCACACATCGAAGAGACCTGGACCGACATGCTCCCGCGCAGCCTGCGGACCGCGCCGGAAGGTACGCGATGA